A stretch of the Balneola vulgaris DSM 17893 genome encodes the following:
- a CDS encoding ExbD/TolR family protein codes for MLLKKRKREGAEINGSSMADIAFLLLIFFLVTTTINVDTGIGMVLPPPLNPEDQPPPIRERNLMKIVVNENGLVLMDEELTPMEQVQEKIIEFIKNPENLETLSVSPQAAIVSIKTVRQTPYSIYIDMLDEVIGAYAILRNEAALANYGVEYSRLSKENRDIVEDIYPKKISIAEPDKE; via the coding sequence ATGCTATTAAAGAAACGTAAAAGAGAAGGTGCAGAGATCAATGGATCTTCTATGGCCGATATCGCCTTTCTTTTGCTCATTTTCTTCTTGGTAACCACCACGATTAACGTGGATACGGGTATCGGGATGGTTCTTCCTCCGCCACTGAATCCAGAAGATCAACCACCACCCATTCGTGAGCGTAACCTCATGAAGATAGTGGTGAATGAGAATGGATTGGTTCTAATGGATGAAGAATTAACTCCAATGGAGCAAGTCCAGGAGAAGATTATTGAGTTTATTAAGAATCCAGAGAATCTCGAGACACTTTCAGTTAGCCCACAAGCCGCTATTGTTTCAATTAAAACGGTTAGGCAAACCCCTTATAGCATCTACATCGATATGTTGGATGAAGTAATTGGAGCCTATGCGATTTTAAGAAATGAAGCAGCTCTTGCAAACTATGGTGTAGAGTACTCTAGACTTAGTAAAGAGAATAGAGACATAGTTGAAGATATCTATCCTAAGAAAATATCAATCGCAGAACCTGACAAGGAGTAG
- a CDS encoding MotA/TolQ/ExbB proton channel family protein, producing MTSSIALFLLQADGGFFNIIVEKFNQGNDGGWMWPVLITLILGLAIFLERIITLNLADINTRKFIVNVQEALQEGGIEAAEELCARTRGPVASVFQAGLMRADEGIDAAEKAIAAYGSIEMSFLERGLVWLSLFIAIAPLFGFLGTVVGMIAAFDDIEAAADISPSIVAGGIKVALLTTAGGLIAGIILQIGYNYCVSKIDRLIAEMEESSITLIDSIILLKQGKPVVAPSSDSTDSE from the coding sequence ATGACATCGTCGATTGCTCTATTTCTTTTACAAGCCGATGGGGGCTTCTTTAACATTATCGTTGAGAAATTCAACCAAGGAAACGACGGCGGTTGGATGTGGCCAGTATTAATCACACTGATCCTAGGTCTAGCAATTTTCCTAGAAAGAATTATCACACTCAACCTCGCAGATATTAACACACGTAAATTCATCGTTAACGTTCAAGAAGCCTTGCAAGAGGGCGGTATTGAAGCAGCAGAAGAACTTTGTGCAAGAACACGTGGTCCTGTGGCTTCAGTATTCCAAGCGGGTCTTATGCGTGCCGATGAAGGTATCGATGCCGCTGAAAAGGCAATTGCAGCATACGGCTCTATTGAAATGAGCTTCCTTGAAAGAGGTTTGGTATGGTTGTCGTTGTTCATCGCTATTGCACCGCTATTCGGATTCCTTGGAACCGTAGTAGGTATGATTGCAGCATTCGATGATATCGAAGCAGCCGCAGATATCTCACCTAGTATTGTAGCAGGTGGTATTAAAGTAGCACTTCTAACAACTGCTGGTGGTCTAATTGCAGGTATTATTCTGCAAATCGGTTACAACTACTGTGTTTCTAAAATTGACCGCTTAATCGCTGAAATGGAAGAAAGCTCAATTACATTAATCGATTCAATTATTCTTCTTAAGCAAGGAAAGCCAGTTGTAGCTCCTTCTTCTGACAGCACCGATTCAGAATAA
- a CDS encoding ExbD/TolR family protein: MAHFKKKQAGTKQEVPTSAMPDVVFMLLFFFMVTTVLREVTLKVRVDLTKATNIEKIEEKRLVSYIYIGPERLPGNKLGNDKVQIDDSIQDDINAIRTIMYDKLIEEPRMIVSLRVDKDSEFGLLTDVQEELKQAQTFKVNYSTKSEN; this comes from the coding sequence ATGGCACACTTTAAGAAAAAGCAAGCCGGTACTAAGCAGGAAGTGCCAACATCAGCAATGCCTGATGTGGTATTCATGCTTCTATTCTTCTTCATGGTAACAACGGTACTTAGAGAGGTTACGTTGAAAGTTAGAGTTGATCTAACGAAAGCAACGAACATCGAAAAGATCGAAGAAAAGCGATTGGTTTCTTACATCTATATTGGACCTGAGCGCCTTCCTGGTAATAAACTAGGAAACGATAAAGTTCAAATTGATGATTCTATTCAAGATGATATCAATGCTATTCGTACTATCATGTATGATAAACTAATTGAAGAACCTAGAATGATTGTATCACTTCGTGTAGATAAAGATTCTGAGTTCGGTTTGTTAACAGATGTACAAGAAGAATTAAAGCAGGCACAAACATTTAAAGTTAATTATTCGACAAAGAGCGAAAATTAA